A DNA window from Micromonospora sp. NBC_01739 contains the following coding sequences:
- a CDS encoding methionine synthase yields the protein MTDRDWPWPVGAATGIGSLPGTDIAEAQRIVLGELPALPHLPELPARGPGADLIGRTAGLLAELPVELYAARWRIASRPGKDLRRARDLMERDLDQLAEQAEEYAGTIKIQAGGPLTLAASLELPIGGRMLRDPGAVRDLAGSLAEGLRNHVEAVARRVPRARVLLQLDEPSLPTVLAGRVPTESGLGTYRVMESEVARALLGGVIEAAGVPTVVHCCAPEVPLELIRSAGAVGVALNLSLVTDLDPLGEALDAGLGLLAGAAPSAPPSSPSGAAAASPTGGAPTSAQVADRVRGLWDRLGFPRAHLAEQVVVTPTCGLAGATPAYLRGVLAACRDAGRRLAEV from the coding sequence GTGACTGATCGGGATTGGCCCTGGCCGGTGGGCGCGGCGACCGGGATCGGGTCGCTGCCCGGCACTGACATCGCCGAGGCACAGCGGATCGTGCTCGGTGAACTTCCCGCCCTGCCACATCTGCCCGAGTTGCCGGCCCGGGGGCCGGGCGCCGACCTGATCGGGCGCACCGCCGGCCTGCTGGCCGAATTGCCGGTGGAGCTGTACGCCGCCCGCTGGCGAATCGCCTCCCGCCCCGGCAAGGACCTGCGCCGGGCCCGTGACCTGATGGAACGGGACCTGGACCAGTTGGCCGAGCAGGCCGAGGAGTACGCCGGCACGATCAAGATCCAGGCGGGCGGTCCACTGACCCTGGCCGCCTCCCTGGAGTTGCCGATCGGCGGCCGGATGCTGCGCGACCCCGGTGCGGTACGCGATCTCGCCGGTTCCCTGGCCGAAGGGCTGCGCAATCACGTCGAGGCGGTGGCCCGCCGGGTGCCCAGGGCCAGGGTGCTGCTCCAGTTGGACGAGCCATCGTTGCCGACCGTGCTGGCCGGTCGGGTACCTACCGAGAGTGGCCTCGGTACCTACCGGGTCATGGAGTCGGAGGTGGCCCGGGCCCTGCTGGGCGGGGTGATCGAGGCGGCGGGGGTACCGACCGTGGTGCACTGCTGCGCCCCGGAGGTGCCGCTGGAGTTGATCCGGTCCGCCGGTGCGGTCGGGGTGGCCCTCAACCTGAGCCTGGTGACCGACCTGGACCCGTTGGGTGAGGCGCTGGACGCCGGCCTGGGCCTGCTGGCCGGGGCCGCCCCGAGCGCGCCGCCCTCATCGCCGTCCGGCGCTGCGGCGGCGTCCCCGACAGGTGGGGCGCCGACCTCGGCCCAGGTGGCCGATCGGGTACGCGGACTCTGGGACCGCCTGGGCTTCCCCCGGGCCCACCTCGCCGAGCAGGTGGTGGTCACTCCCACCTGCGGGCTGGCCGGGGCGACCCCGGCGTACCTCCGGGGGGTCCTGGCCGCCTGCCGGGACGCGGGTCGTCGGCTCGCCGAGGTGTGA
- a CDS encoding putative bifunctional diguanylate cyclase/phosphodiesterase, whose translation MEPPDPRNLVPPERAAQFTAFVAGVLAVAVLVSAGPLVSLGTSVSTLPVAFWTMAVLAVACDARPFVAPGRRQSSAVYPSSCFTFAILLGWGLGPAVAVQAVAVLVSGVRSGHAPWRTAFNAAQYACSLAAAYAISRLAPGAAFDGGPLTWADVAAIGGAGVAWFLVNYGLVTAAVRLRFGERWWPNAWRGLPFELLSTGSLLLLAPILVTAARASAALVPLVLVPLFAVYRMARLTVEQRQLAALDPLTGLPNRKALLAEVNEQVHRHAERAARGEPDAQLALLLIDLDRFKNVNDALGHAVGDRLLVEVSARLTEVVEPPGLVARLGGDEFAIVMTGLTEVGQARAFADQVVQVLAEPVQLDGLPLDVGGSIGIALYPDHGEDFATLMRHADVAMYDAKHRNDTVAVYTPESDHNSAERLSLLADLRRVLEAGPTGQPPPATSPVRGGDGATLPVAGAAGGRTGQRWWPRRRRRLPTEVHHDELINHIVTAADPILRRSTQPTPPASDGEPVWVGPTPSEEPPEPASEVGEIMLYYQPQIEIATGAVVGVEALLRWRHPRRGMVDPEELIRVAEQSAVMRLLTRRVVDDVVEQLAKWSSAGVGLRAALNVSVRDLHTGEIAEQIADRLTRYGVAPERLQLEITEGALMADPRRVLTTITRLHRIGVGIALDDFGTGYSSLQHLRRLPLSEVKVDRSFVLGMVEDSDDAAIVRSTIELAKALGLRVVAEGVEDERTWRMLHAAGCDAAQGWFYARPMPAEELVAWLARYRPVRPLATSEEAELPRRHPR comes from the coding sequence ATGGAGCCGCCCGACCCGCGCAACCTGGTCCCGCCCGAACGGGCGGCGCAGTTCACCGCCTTCGTGGCCGGTGTGCTCGCGGTGGCCGTGCTGGTCTCGGCCGGCCCCCTGGTGTCACTGGGCACGTCGGTGTCCACGTTGCCGGTGGCCTTCTGGACGATGGCGGTGCTCGCGGTGGCCTGCGACGCGCGCCCGTTCGTCGCGCCCGGGCGGCGGCAGTCCTCCGCGGTCTACCCCTCCAGCTGCTTCACCTTCGCCATCCTGCTCGGCTGGGGGCTCGGGCCTGCGGTCGCCGTGCAGGCGGTGGCCGTGCTGGTCTCCGGGGTCCGGTCGGGTCACGCCCCCTGGCGTACCGCCTTCAACGCCGCCCAGTACGCCTGCTCCCTGGCCGCCGCGTACGCCATCAGTCGGCTGGCGCCCGGCGCGGCCTTCGACGGCGGGCCCCTGACCTGGGCGGACGTCGCGGCGATCGGCGGCGCCGGGGTGGCCTGGTTCCTGGTCAACTACGGGCTGGTCACCGCCGCCGTCCGGCTGCGTTTCGGCGAGCGGTGGTGGCCGAACGCCTGGCGGGGGCTGCCCTTCGAGTTGCTCTCCACCGGTTCCCTGCTGCTGCTGGCGCCGATCCTGGTGACCGCGGCCCGGGCCAGCGCGGCCCTGGTCCCGCTGGTGCTGGTGCCGCTGTTCGCGGTGTACCGGATGGCGCGGCTCACCGTGGAGCAGCGTCAACTGGCCGCGCTCGACCCGCTGACCGGGCTCCCCAACCGCAAGGCCCTGCTGGCCGAGGTCAACGAGCAGGTGCACCGGCACGCCGAGCGCGCCGCGCGGGGGGAGCCGGACGCCCAGCTGGCCCTGCTGCTGATCGACCTGGACCGCTTCAAGAACGTCAACGACGCCCTGGGACACGCCGTGGGGGACCGGCTGCTGGTCGAGGTTAGTGCCCGGCTGACCGAGGTGGTCGAACCGCCCGGCCTGGTCGCCCGGCTGGGCGGCGACGAGTTCGCCATCGTGATGACCGGGCTGACCGAGGTAGGGCAGGCCCGGGCCTTCGCCGACCAGGTGGTGCAGGTGCTGGCCGAGCCGGTGCAGTTGGACGGGTTGCCGCTGGATGTCGGAGGCTCCATCGGCATCGCCCTCTATCCCGACCACGGCGAGGACTTCGCCACCCTGATGCGGCACGCCGACGTGGCGATGTATGACGCCAAGCACCGCAACGACACCGTGGCCGTCTACACCCCGGAGTCCGACCACAACTCGGCCGAGCGGCTGAGCCTCCTGGCCGACCTGCGTCGGGTGCTGGAGGCGGGACCGACCGGACAGCCCCCGCCGGCCACCTCCCCGGTACGCGGCGGGGACGGCGCCACCCTGCCGGTGGCCGGGGCGGCCGGTGGGCGTACCGGCCAGCGGTGGTGGCCCCGGCGTCGCCGTCGGCTGCCCACCGAGGTCCACCACGACGAGCTGATCAACCACATCGTGACGGCCGCGGACCCGATCCTGCGGCGCAGCACCCAGCCCACCCCACCGGCATCGGACGGCGAACCGGTGTGGGTCGGACCGACCCCCTCCGAGGAGCCGCCGGAGCCGGCTTCGGAGGTGGGCGAGATCATGCTCTATTACCAGCCGCAGATCGAGATCGCCACCGGCGCGGTGGTCGGGGTGGAGGCGCTGCTGCGGTGGCGCCACCCCCGCCGGGGCATGGTCGACCCGGAGGAACTGATCCGGGTGGCCGAGCAGAGCGCGGTGATGCGGTTGCTGACCCGCCGGGTCGTCGACGACGTGGTGGAGCAGCTCGCCAAATGGTCCTCGGCCGGGGTCGGGCTGCGGGCCGCCCTCAACGTCAGCGTGCGGGACCTGCACACCGGTGAGATCGCCGAGCAGATAGCCGACCGGCTGACCCGCTACGGGGTGGCCCCCGAGCGACTGCAACTGGAGATCACCGAAGGCGCCCTGATGGCCGATCCCCGTCGGGTGCTGACCACCATCACCCGGCTGCACCGGATCGGGGTGGGCATCGCCCTGGACGACTTCGGCACCGGCTACTCGTCCCTGCAACACCTGCGTCGGCTACCCCTGTCGGAGGTGAAGGTCGACCGGTCCTTCGTCCTGGGCATGGTCGAGGACAGCGACGACGCGGCGATCGTACGGTCGACCATCGAACTGGCCAAGGCGCTCGGGCTGCGGGTGGTGGCCGAGGGGGTGGAGGACGAGCGGACCTGGCGGATGCTGCACGCGGCCGGCTGCGACGCCGCCCAGGGCTGGTTCTACGCCCGGCCGATGCCGGCCGAGGAACTGGTCGCCTGGCTGGCCCGCTACCGTCCGGTCCGCCCCCTGGCCACCTCCGAGGAGGCCGAGCTGCCCCGGCGGCACCCCCGCTGA
- the ligA gene encoding NAD-dependent DNA ligase LigA, translated as MSEEASGQQVSAAQEAAAGAEPTPQARERHATLSQELTEHQYRYYVLDSPTVSDAEFDRQLRELTALEEEFPALRTPDSPTQRVGGTFSTDFTPVDHAERMMSLDNAFADEELAAWAERVERDAGGPVPYLCELKVDGLAINLTYQGGRLIRAATRGDGRTGEDVTANVRSIRDVPSRLTDSEQYGPVPEFIEVRGEIYFPVEAFADLNAGLVEQGKAPFANPRNAAAGSLRQKDPRITASRPLRLVVHGIGARRGFQPSTQSESYSALKAWGLPTSDRWRVLPDLAGVRDYIAHYAAHRHDVEHEIDGVVVKVDPVPIQGRLGSTSRAPRWAIAFKYPPEEVNTKLLDIEVEVGRTGRATPRAVLQPVKVAGSTVTYATLHNAREVQRKGVLIGDTVVIRKAGDVIPEVLGPVVDLRPPDARPFVMPTTCPACGTPLAPAKEGDVDIRCPNARSCPAQLRERVFHLAGRGAFDIEALGYKSGAALLDAQIITDEGDLFSLDAEQLARSPFFVNKDGSLGTNATKLLDNLAVARERDLWRVLVALSIRHVGPTAAQALARHFRSIEAIDAASEEELSSVDGVGPTIAASIREWFAVDWHREVVRKWAEAGVRMAEEAVAEGPRPLEGTTVVVTGTLSGYSRDQAAEAIQSRGGKVSGSVSKKTGFVVVGDNPGSKADKAATLKVPILDEEGFQVLLDAGVEAAREVARIDA; from the coding sequence GTGTCCGAAGAAGCGAGCGGTCAGCAGGTCAGCGCGGCGCAGGAGGCGGCGGCGGGAGCCGAGCCGACCCCACAGGCGCGGGAACGTCACGCCACCCTGAGTCAGGAGCTGACCGAGCATCAGTACCGCTACTACGTGCTCGACTCGCCGACCGTCTCCGACGCGGAGTTCGACCGGCAACTGCGTGAGCTGACCGCCCTGGAGGAGGAGTTCCCGGCCCTGCGTACGCCGGACTCGCCGACCCAGCGGGTAGGTGGCACCTTTTCCACGGACTTCACCCCGGTGGACCACGCCGAGCGGATGATGTCGCTGGACAATGCCTTCGCCGACGAGGAACTGGCCGCCTGGGCGGAGCGGGTGGAGCGGGACGCCGGTGGGCCGGTGCCCTACCTGTGCGAGCTGAAGGTCGACGGGCTGGCGATCAACCTGACCTACCAGGGGGGCCGGCTGATCCGGGCGGCCACCCGGGGGGACGGGCGCACCGGCGAGGACGTCACCGCCAACGTACGCAGCATCCGGGACGTGCCCAGCCGGCTGACCGACTCGGAGCAGTACGGCCCGGTCCCCGAGTTCATCGAGGTGCGAGGCGAGATCTACTTCCCGGTCGAGGCCTTCGCCGACCTCAACGCCGGCCTGGTCGAGCAGGGCAAGGCGCCCTTCGCCAACCCCCGCAACGCGGCCGCCGGCAGCCTGCGGCAGAAGGACCCGCGGATCACCGCCTCCCGGCCGTTGCGGCTGGTGGTGCACGGCATCGGGGCCCGGCGTGGTTTCCAGCCGAGCACCCAGTCCGAGTCGTACTCGGCGTTGAAGGCGTGGGGGCTGCCGACCAGTGACCGCTGGCGGGTGCTGCCGGATCTGGCCGGGGTCCGCGACTACATCGCCCACTACGCCGCGCACCGGCACGACGTCGAGCACGAGATCGACGGGGTGGTCGTGAAGGTCGACCCGGTGCCGATCCAGGGACGACTGGGCTCGACCAGCCGGGCACCCCGTTGGGCGATCGCCTTCAAGTACCCCCCGGAGGAGGTCAACACCAAGCTCCTCGACATCGAGGTAGAGGTCGGCCGTACCGGGCGGGCCACCCCCCGGGCCGTGCTGCAACCGGTGAAGGTGGCCGGCTCCACAGTGACGTACGCGACCCTGCACAACGCCCGCGAGGTGCAGCGCAAGGGGGTGCTGATCGGCGACACGGTGGTGATCCGCAAGGCCGGCGACGTGATCCCGGAGGTGCTGGGCCCGGTGGTCGATCTGCGCCCGCCGGACGCCCGGCCCTTCGTCATGCCCACCACCTGCCCGGCCTGCGGCACCCCGCTGGCCCCGGCCAAGGAGGGCGACGTCGACATCCGCTGCCCGAATGCCCGCAGCTGCCCGGCGCAGCTGCGGGAGCGGGTGTTCCACCTGGCCGGGCGCGGCGCCTTCGACATCGAGGCGCTCGGCTACAAGAGCGGGGCCGCCCTGCTCGACGCGCAGATCATCACCGACGAGGGGGACCTGTTCTCCCTGGACGCGGAGCAGTTGGCCCGTTCGCCCTTCTTCGTCAACAAGGACGGCAGCCTGGGCACCAACGCCACGAAGCTGCTCGACAACCTGGCCGTGGCCAGGGAACGTGACCTGTGGCGGGTGCTGGTGGCGCTCTCCATCCGGCATGTCGGGCCGACGGCCGCACAGGCCCTGGCCCGGCACTTCCGCTCGATCGAGGCGATCGACGCCGCCTCCGAGGAGGAACTCTCCTCCGTCGACGGGGTGGGTCCGACCATCGCGGCGAGCATCCGGGAGTGGTTCGCCGTCGACTGGCACCGCGAGGTGGTCCGCAAATGGGCCGAGGCCGGGGTACGGATGGCCGAGGAGGCCGTGGCGGAGGGGCCCCGCCCCCTGGAGGGGACCACCGTGGTGGTCACCGGCACCCTCAGCGGATACTCCCGCGATCAGGCCGCCGAGGCGATCCAGTCCCGGGGCGGCAAGGTCTCCGGCTCGGTCTCCAAGAAGACCGGCTTCGTGGTCGTCGGGGACAATCCCGGGTCCAAGGCGGACAAGGCGGCGACCCTCAAGGTGCCGATCCTCGACGAGGAGGGTTTCCAGGTCCTGCTCGATGCAGGGGTCGAGGCGGCCCGCGAGGTGGCACGAATCGACGCCTGA
- the mnmA gene encoding tRNA 2-thiouridine(34) synthase MnmA has translation MRVLAAMSGGVDSAVAAARAVQAGHDVTGVHLALARNPQTYRTGARGCCTLEDSRDARRAADVLGIPFYVWDMADRFHADVVDDFVAEYAAGRTPNPCLRCNEKIKFAAVLDRAVALGFDAVVTGHHARLGPDGLLRRSVDLAKDQSYVLAVLTREQLDRSMFPLGDSTKAQVRQEAADRGLAVADKPDSHDICFIADGDTRGFLAQRLGESPGDVVDATTGSVVGRHTGAYAYTVGQRRGLHLDRPAPDGRPRYVLSITPKTNTVTVGPAEALEVSTVSATRPVWTGGPIPDQPIECEVQLRAHGDVVPAAVTVDGDRLRADLRRPLRGVAAGQAIVAYRPDRAGDIVLGSATITD, from the coding sequence GTGAGGGTGTTGGCGGCGATGTCCGGCGGCGTGGATTCCGCCGTGGCGGCGGCGCGGGCGGTGCAGGCCGGTCACGACGTCACCGGCGTACACCTGGCTCTGGCGCGCAACCCGCAGACCTACCGCACCGGCGCCCGGGGCTGCTGCACCCTGGAGGACTCCCGGGACGCCCGGCGCGCGGCCGACGTGCTCGGCATCCCGTTCTACGTGTGGGACATGGCCGACCGCTTCCACGCCGACGTGGTCGACGACTTCGTCGCCGAGTACGCGGCCGGGCGTACCCCCAATCCCTGCCTGCGCTGCAACGAGAAGATCAAGTTCGCCGCGGTGCTGGACCGGGCGGTAGCCCTGGGGTTCGACGCGGTGGTCACCGGCCATCACGCCCGGCTGGGTCCGGACGGTCTGCTGCGCCGCAGTGTCGACCTGGCCAAGGACCAGTCCTACGTGCTGGCCGTGCTCACCCGGGAGCAGTTGGACCGGTCGATGTTCCCGCTCGGCGACTCGACCAAGGCCCAGGTGCGGCAGGAGGCCGCCGACCGTGGTCTGGCCGTCGCCGACAAGCCGGATTCGCACGACATCTGCTTCATCGCCGACGGCGACACCCGGGGTTTCCTGGCCCAGCGGCTCGGCGAGTCGCCCGGCGACGTGGTCGACGCCACCACCGGCTCCGTGGTCGGCCGGCACACCGGGGCGTACGCGTACACCGTCGGGCAGCGGCGTGGTCTGCACCTGGACCGGCCGGCCCCGGACGGTCGGCCCCGGTACGTGCTCTCCATCACCCCCAAGACCAACACGGTGACGGTGGGCCCGGCCGAGGCCTTGGAGGTGTCCACCGTCTCCGCCACCCGTCCGGTCTGGACCGGCGGCCCGATTCCGGATCAGCCGATCGAGTGCGAGGTGCAGTTGCGGGCGCACGGTGACGTCGTACCTGCCGCCGTCACGGTCGACGGCGACCGGCTGCGTGCCGACCTGCGTCGTCCGCTGCGGGGGGTGGCGGCCGGTCAGGCCATCGTCGCCTACCGCCCGGACCGGGCCGGGGACATCGTCCTGGGCTCGGCCACCATCACCGACTGA
- a CDS encoding class F sortase, with translation MTVVNRGALAAVAAGAAALTVAAVLAVLSRPDGPVGAEQAAALADPTPSAARSSTGGPPVVPGALPDDPAVVPPVRLRIPAIEVTARVNPVGVDKGTGEFDVPPSVDRVGWYRYGPGLAAETGSVVIAGHVDSAEQGRGAFYRLRDLAPGDTLTATGEDGIERTYRVVAREEYDKTKIPLERYFARDGRPRLTLITCGGPFDAEARRYRDNIVVTAVPV, from the coding sequence GTGACCGTGGTCAACCGTGGGGCGCTGGCGGCGGTGGCCGCCGGCGCCGCCGCGCTGACCGTGGCGGCCGTGCTGGCCGTGCTGTCCCGACCGGACGGGCCGGTCGGCGCCGAGCAGGCCGCGGCCCTGGCCGACCCGACCCCCTCGGCCGCCCGGTCGTCGACCGGTGGCCCCCCGGTGGTCCCGGGGGCCCTGCCGGACGATCCCGCGGTGGTGCCCCCGGTCCGCCTGCGGATCCCGGCGATCGAGGTCACCGCCCGGGTCAACCCCGTAGGGGTCGACAAGGGCACCGGGGAGTTCGACGTGCCGCCCAGTGTCGACCGGGTCGGCTGGTACCGCTACGGACCCGGGTTGGCGGCCGAGACCGGTTCGGTGGTGATCGCCGGGCATGTCGACAGCGCCGAGCAGGGCCGGGGGGCCTTCTACCGACTGCGCGACCTGGCACCGGGCGACACCCTGACGGCCACCGGTGAGGACGGGATCGAGCGGACCTACCGGGTGGTGGCCCGGGAGGAGTACGACAAGACGAAGATCCCGCTGGAGCGTTACTTCGCCCGCGACGGTCGGCCCCGCCTGACCCTGATCACCTGCGGCGGGCCCTTCGACGCCGAGGCCCGCCGGTACCGCGACAACATCGTGGTGACCGCGGTGCCGGTCTGA
- the gatC gene encoding Asp-tRNA(Asn)/Glu-tRNA(Gln) amidotransferase subunit GatC, producing MAAISREEVAHLARLSRLAVTEEELDTFAGQLDVILQAVAQVGEVAAADIPPTSHSVPLTNVFREDVVTPCLTPQEALSGAPDAEEQRFRVPRILDEDVAS from the coding sequence ATGGCCGCCATCTCCCGCGAGGAGGTCGCGCACCTGGCGCGACTGTCGCGGCTCGCCGTGACGGAGGAGGAACTCGACACCTTCGCCGGCCAGCTCGACGTGATCCTCCAGGCGGTAGCCCAGGTGGGCGAGGTCGCCGCCGCCGACATCCCGCCCACCTCGCACTCGGTGCCGCTGACCAACGTGTTCCGCGAGGACGTGGTGACGCCGTGCCTGACCCCGCAGGAGGCGCTGTCGGGCGCACCGGACGCGGAGGAGCAGCGGTTCCGCGTACCGCGGATCCTGGACGAGGATGTGGCATCGTGA
- a CDS encoding VOC family protein — protein sequence MIGRLRSTVIDCPDPRALAGFYAELLGLPLVEDDSEGNDWVVLGGPPGHQPRLAFQRAPDLRPPAWPDPDRPQQLHLDVTVEDIETAEQAVLALGARRLPGGGEGFRVYADPFGHPFCLCWP from the coding sequence ATGATTGGACGACTACGCTCCACGGTCATCGACTGCCCCGACCCTCGGGCCCTGGCGGGCTTCTACGCAGAGCTGCTAGGCCTGCCGCTGGTGGAGGACGACTCCGAGGGCAACGACTGGGTGGTGCTCGGGGGTCCACCCGGCCATCAGCCCCGGTTGGCCTTCCAACGGGCACCGGATCTGCGTCCGCCGGCCTGGCCCGATCCGGACCGCCCCCAACAGCTCCATCTGGATGTGACGGTCGAGGACATCGAGACCGCGGAGCAGGCGGTGCTGGCGCTGGGCGCCCGGCGACTGCCCGGTGGGGGTGAGGGGTTCCGGGTCTACGCCGACCCGTTCGGGCATCCCTTCTGTCTCTGCTGGCCCTGA
- a CDS encoding ADP-ribosylglycohydrolase family protein produces MTTAVSHRVAGSLFGLAYGDALGKPTEFLSVAEIENRYGPTGPRDLVGDPALVTDDTQMALAVAWALHDAPEFTPEAVQPLLRQRFLTWAGSPDNNRAPGMTCLRACAELSRGLPWQQATVIDSKGCGANMRVTPVGLLDIDPDTLAGLAQLQAGLTHGHPTGLAASELTAYAVWLLRAGVALAELPGLLTERVDEQRKVYRDDWLGDLWRRAGAATAQEFIAAGWDECGAALGRLDAALSAPDEGGDPCRLTGAGWIAEEALATALYCALRHAEDPVGALARGARTAGDSDSIAALAGAFVGAAQGMAAWPTRWAEQIEYADQLAALSADRD; encoded by the coding sequence ATGACCACCGCCGTGTCACATCGAGTCGCCGGTTCGCTCTTCGGGCTCGCCTACGGCGACGCCCTGGGCAAGCCCACCGAGTTCCTCAGCGTCGCCGAGATCGAGAATCGGTACGGGCCGACCGGCCCTAGGGACCTGGTCGGCGACCCCGCGCTGGTCACCGACGACACCCAGATGGCGCTGGCGGTGGCCTGGGCGCTGCACGACGCCCCGGAGTTCACCCCCGAGGCGGTGCAGCCCCTGCTGCGGCAACGCTTCCTGACCTGGGCCGGCAGCCCGGACAACAACCGGGCACCGGGAATGACCTGCCTGCGGGCCTGTGCCGAGCTGTCCCGGGGACTGCCCTGGCAGCAGGCCACCGTGATCGACTCCAAGGGCTGCGGGGCCAACATGCGGGTGACCCCGGTCGGGCTGCTGGACATCGACCCGGACACCCTGGCCGGGCTGGCCCAACTCCAGGCCGGCCTGACCCACGGTCACCCGACCGGCCTGGCCGCCAGCGAGCTGACCGCGTACGCCGTCTGGTTGTTGCGGGCCGGGGTGGCCCTGGCGGAGCTGCCCGGTCTGCTCACCGAGCGGGTGGACGAGCAGCGGAAGGTCTATCGGGACGACTGGCTCGGCGACCTGTGGCGGCGAGCCGGGGCCGCGACGGCGCAGGAGTTCATCGCGGCCGGTTGGGACGAATGCGGTGCCGCGCTGGGTCGGCTGGACGCGGCCCTGTCCGCACCGGACGAGGGTGGCGACCCGTGCCGGCTGACCGGTGCGGGGTGGATCGCGGAGGAGGCCCTGGCCACCGCCCTCTACTGCGCCCTGCGGCACGCCGAGGACCCGGTCGGCGCCCTGGCCCGGGGTGCCCGGACCGCCGGTGACTCCGATTCCATCGCCGCGCTCGCCGGTGCCTTCGTGGGCGCGGCCCAGGGCATGGCCGCCTGGCCGACCCGGTGGGCCGAGCAAATCGAGTACGCCGACCAGCTGGCCGCCCTCTCCGCCGACCGCGACTGA
- a CDS encoding cysteine desulfurase family protein, which yields MAYLDHAATTPVLPEALEAYVAAAREVGNASSLHASGRRARRQVEESRERVAAALGARPSEVIFTGGGTESDNLAVKGIFWARRDADPARRRVVSSAVEHHAVLDAVDWLGRHEQAQLGLLPVDEVGRLHPDALRAELAEHGDQVALITAMWANNEVGTVQRISELAAVATEFGVPIHTDAIQAVGQIPVDFAASGVAALTVTGHKLGGPVGVGALLLAREVAAVPLLHGGGQERDVRSGTLDTAGIVAFAVAVEAAVKGQQEYAVRVAALRDDLVRRVRQAVPEVVYNGDPADRLPGNAHFSFPGCEGDALLLLLDAQGIYCSTGSACSAGVAQPSHVLLAMGADDDRARSSLRFSLGHTSTSADVDALIAALPGAVERARRAAQRSPR from the coding sequence ATGGCTTACCTGGATCATGCTGCGACGACCCCGGTGCTCCCCGAGGCACTTGAGGCGTACGTCGCGGCCGCCCGCGAGGTCGGCAACGCGTCCTCACTGCACGCCTCCGGTCGGCGTGCCCGGCGGCAGGTGGAGGAGTCGCGGGAGCGGGTGGCCGCCGCACTGGGTGCCCGGCCCTCCGAGGTGATCTTCACCGGTGGCGGTACGGAGAGCGACAACCTGGCGGTCAAGGGCATCTTCTGGGCCCGCCGGGACGCCGACCCGGCCCGCCGCCGGGTGGTCTCCAGCGCGGTCGAGCACCACGCCGTACTGGACGCGGTGGACTGGCTGGGCCGACACGAGCAGGCACAGTTGGGGTTGCTGCCGGTCGACGAGGTCGGCCGGCTGCACCCCGACGCGTTGCGCGCGGAGCTGGCCGAGCACGGCGACCAGGTGGCCCTGATCACCGCGATGTGGGCGAACAACGAGGTCGGTACGGTGCAGCGGATCAGCGAGCTGGCCGCCGTGGCGACGGAGTTCGGGGTGCCGATCCACACGGACGCGATCCAGGCGGTCGGCCAGATACCGGTCGACTTCGCCGCCAGCGGGGTCGCCGCCCTCACCGTGACCGGGCACAAGCTGGGCGGCCCGGTCGGGGTGGGTGCCCTGCTGCTGGCCCGGGAGGTGGCCGCCGTCCCCCTGCTGCACGGGGGTGGGCAGGAACGGGACGTACGCTCCGGCACCCTGGACACCGCCGGCATCGTCGCCTTCGCCGTCGCGGTCGAGGCCGCCGTCAAGGGCCAGCAGGAGTACGCCGTCCGGGTGGCCGCCCTCCGCGACGACCTGGTGCGGCGGGTCCGGCAGGCGGTGCCCGAGGTGGTCTACAACGGCGACCCGGCCGACCGGCTGCCCGGCAACGCGCACTTCTCCTTCCCCGGCTGTGAGGGGGACGCCCTGCTGCTGCTGCTGGACGCCCAGGGCATCTACTGCTCGACCGGTTCGGCCTGCTCGGCGGGGGTGGCCCAGCCCTCGCACGTGCTGCTGGCGATGGGCGCGGACGACGACCGGGCCCGCTCCTCGCTGCGCTTCTCCCTCGGCCACACCAGCACCTCCGCCGACGTGGACGCCCTGATCGCCGCGCTGCCCGGTGCGGTCGAACGGGCCCGCCGCGCCGCCCAACGCAGCCCCCGCTGA